One genomic segment of Trueperaceae bacterium includes these proteins:
- a CDS encoding amino acid ABC transporter permease, which produces MTTHRLPPRRYTGVRGWMRENLFKTPVSSAATVIVGVLAAWALVGLFGWVINEGNWERLWVNLKLFGVFRYPVELLWRPLVALGLILFAFGVSSHSGEGTSKILRGAFYQFLSAVVFLTVVSVIAQWQVTPYYIVATVLGLAGFLIGRFLPAVAERAGLVWIVSLLAVPVLLYGIPGTHGAMEVVPIREWGGFMLTLVLTTGIVPSFPIGVALALGRRSKLPAIKYVCIGFIELIRGAPLIVWLFVANLMVPLLFNVGPDVVPSLGKAYIALTLFSSAYMAENVRGGLQGVPTGQSEAARALGLSGWQTTRLIVLPQAIRSVIPAIVGQAIGLFKDTSLVFILNLHDFFNVHNIVAQQPESIQVTGGIRLELTLFLAITYFFFAYRMSVASRHLERLMGVGER; this is translated from the coding sequence GTGACGACTCATCGCCTTCCGCCACGGCGCTACACGGGGGTCCGGGGCTGGATGAGGGAGAACCTCTTCAAGACGCCCGTCTCCTCGGCGGCAACGGTGATCGTTGGGGTGCTCGCTGCCTGGGCGCTCGTGGGTCTCTTCGGCTGGGTGATCAACGAAGGCAACTGGGAGCGGCTCTGGGTCAACCTCAAACTGTTCGGCGTCTTCCGCTACCCGGTCGAGCTGCTGTGGCGTCCACTCGTGGCGCTGGGGCTCATCCTCTTCGCCTTCGGCGTCTCCAGCCACAGTGGAGAGGGTACCTCGAAGATCCTCCGGGGGGCCTTCTACCAGTTCCTCTCGGCCGTCGTCTTCCTCACGGTCGTCTCGGTGATCGCCCAGTGGCAGGTGACGCCCTACTACATAGTCGCCACCGTGCTGGGTCTTGCCGGGTTCCTCATCGGTCGCTTCCTGCCGGCCGTGGCCGAGCGGGCAGGGCTGGTCTGGATCGTCTCGCTGCTGGCCGTCCCGGTGCTGCTCTACGGCATCCCCGGTACTCATGGCGCGATGGAGGTCGTGCCCATCCGCGAGTGGGGCGGGTTCATGCTTACGCTGGTGCTCACCACCGGGATCGTGCCGAGTTTCCCCATCGGAGTCGCCCTGGCGTTGGGTCGGCGCAGTAAGCTCCCGGCGATCAAGTACGTCTGCATAGGCTTCATCGAACTGATCCGGGGCGCCCCGCTGATCGTCTGGCTGTTCGTCGCCAACCTGATGGTGCCGCTCCTGTTCAACGTGGGGCCCGACGTAGTGCCGTCGCTCGGCAAGGCCTATATCGCGCTCACCCTCTTCAGTTCCGCCTACATGGCCGAGAACGTCCGCGGCGGCTTGCAGGGGGTACCGACTGGGCAGAGCGAGGCGGCGAGGGCCCTGGGTCTCTCGGGGTGGCAGACCACCAGGCTCATCGTCCTGCCGCAGGCTATCCGCTCGGTGATCCCCGCCATCGTCGGTCAGGCGATCGGCCTGTTCAAGGACACCTCGCTGGTGTTCATCCTCAACCTGCACGACTTCTTCAACGTCCACAACATCGTCGCTCAGCAGCCCGAATCGATACAGGTGACGGGCGGGATCCGCCTCGAACTCACTCTCTTCCTGGCGATCACCTATTTCTTCTTCGCCTACCGCATGTCGGTAGCCAGCCGCCACCTGGAGCGACTAATGGGGGTAGGGGAACGATGA
- a CDS encoding amino acid ABC transporter ATP-binding protein encodes MIETAPRKVDGHAPEGGERIIEVYGLNKWFGEFQALRDIEMSVNKGEVVVIIGPSGSGKSTLIRCINRLEEHQEGRIVVDGIELTDDVRNIDMVRRETGMVFQQFNLFPHLTVLENITLAPIRVRKWRRNKAEERARYFLEKVGIPEQASKYPGQLSGGQQQRVAIARALTMEPKVMLFDEPTSALDPEVIGEVLEVMVNLAKDGMTMCVVTHEMGFAREVGHRVIFMDAGQIVEVGTPEHFFTNPREERTKAFLSKIL; translated from the coding sequence GTGATCGAGACAGCACCGAGAAAAGTCGACGGACACGCCCCTGAGGGTGGCGAGCGGATCATCGAGGTCTACGGGCTCAACAAGTGGTTCGGTGAGTTCCAGGCGCTGCGTGACATCGAGATGTCGGTGAACAAGGGCGAGGTGGTCGTTATCATCGGGCCCTCGGGTTCCGGCAAGTCGACGCTCATCCGCTGCATCAACAGGCTCGAGGAGCATCAGGAGGGCCGGATCGTCGTCGACGGCATCGAACTCACCGACGACGTGCGCAACATCGACATGGTACGGCGCGAGACGGGCATGGTCTTCCAGCAGTTCAACCTCTTCCCCCACCTGACCGTTCTGGAGAACATCACCCTCGCACCCATCCGGGTTCGCAAGTGGAGACGCAACAAGGCCGAGGAGCGCGCCCGCTACTTCCTCGAGAAGGTAGGCATACCCGAGCAGGCCAGCAAGTACCCGGGTCAGCTGTCGGGAGGACAGCAGCAACGGGTGGCGATCGCCCGCGCCCTCACGATGGAGCCTAAGGTGATGCTCTTCGACGAGCCGACCAGCGCGCTCGACCCCGAAGTGATCGGCGAGGTCCTCGAGGTGATGGTCAACCTCGCCAAGGACGGCATGACCATGTGTGTGGTCACCCACGAGATGGGTTTCGCTCGCGAAGTGGGACACCGGGTGATCTTCATGGACGCCGGGCAGATCGTCGAGGTCGGCACTCCCGAGCACTTCTTCACCAACCCACGAGAGGAGCGAACCAAGGCGTTCCTCTCGAAGATCCTGTAG
- a CDS encoding aminoglycoside phosphotransferase family protein, whose protein sequence is MSQRKMHADEIQVGPSLVRELVARQFPQWAHLPLRKVKSYGTDHHIYRLGDDLAVRLPRVAWAARQATIEAEWLPKLAPHLPLKLPTQLALGRPVEGYPFAWSVVEWLDGEQVDGNISDLEQAAVDLARFITALRVIDSTGAHPRPPGARGSPLEELDEAVRRSIAKLGDRIDSHAALRSWEESAEVTAWQGKEVWVHGDLLQGNLLVVGGRLSAVIDFGGLNVGDPACDLQPAWNIFSRTSRERFREELGADDGMWLRGRGWALCQAVMALPYYWDTNPGIVRQASRALSNVLGDSAS, encoded by the coding sequence GTGAGTCAGCGCAAGATGCACGCCGACGAGATCCAGGTCGGCCCTTCGCTCGTCCGTGAGCTCGTTGCCAGGCAGTTCCCGCAGTGGGCGCATCTCCCGCTCAGGAAGGTGAAGTCGTACGGTACCGACCACCACATCTACCGTCTTGGCGACGACCTAGCCGTTCGACTGCCGCGAGTCGCATGGGCTGCCCGGCAGGCTACGATCGAGGCGGAGTGGCTGCCGAAACTCGCACCACACCTGCCCTTGAAGCTTCCGACGCAACTGGCTCTGGGACGGCCGGTGGAAGGATACCCGTTCGCGTGGTCTGTTGTGGAATGGCTGGACGGTGAACAGGTCGATGGGAACATCAGCGACCTCGAGCAAGCAGCCGTCGACCTCGCCCGGTTCATAACTGCGCTACGGGTAATCGACTCGACCGGCGCTCATCCGCGCCCGCCCGGCGCCCGGGGCAGCCCGCTGGAGGAACTCGACGAGGCAGTGCGTCGGTCCATCGCGAAGCTCGGCGATAGGATCGATTCGCACGCCGCGTTGCGTTCATGGGAAGAGTCGGCCGAGGTTACTGCCTGGCAAGGTAAGGAGGTGTGGGTACACGGTGACCTTCTGCAGGGCAACTTGCTCGTGGTGGGGGGCCGTCTGTCCGCCGTCATCGACTTCGGAGGCCTCAACGTGGGCGATCCGGCTTGTGACCTTCAGCCAGCATGGAACATATTCTCTCGGACCAGCCGCGAAAGATTCCGGGAAGAGCTGGGGGCAGACGACGGCATGTGGCTTCGTGGCCGCGGTTGGGCGCTCTGCCAGGCCGTGATGGCGTTGCCGTACTACTGGGACACCAACCCCGGCATAGTTCGTCAGGCGTCCCGAGCGCTGTCCAACGTTCTCGGGGACAGCGCCAGCTGA
- a CDS encoding PilT/PilU family type 4a pilus ATPase → MSDAKGKGVRIADMLRQMVAQRASDIHLQAGAKPYMRVDGSLKPFDGSPELTPAQTEQIALAMMSESQRDLFTHRHELDFAFNLPQVARFRCNIFRQRGAVGVVMRVVQDTVPSFEALGLPSSVMSDFASQSRGLILVTGPTGSGKSTTLASALDFINRKFPRNIITIEDPIEIVHKNQRSLVVQREVGLDTADFVDAIKYAMRQDPDVIMLGEMRDKETVEAALTAAQTGHLVLSTLHTLDAVRTVNRIIDFFPPHERDQVRIMLAESLLGILSQRLLPRADGPGRIVALEVLVNTPLIRDYIKDSDKTALIKEALQDDNIRGMQTFDQHLVDLYLAKKITMEDAVAMATSAHEFKLMVTQREGGEDDLTASGSYDSGGFVKHR, encoded by the coding sequence ATGAGTGACGCTAAGGGCAAGGGAGTTCGGATCGCCGACATGCTCCGCCAGATGGTGGCGCAGCGCGCCTCCGATATCCACCTCCAGGCGGGGGCCAAGCCGTACATGAGGGTCGACGGGAGCCTGAAGCCGTTCGACGGTTCGCCCGAGCTCACACCCGCCCAGACCGAGCAGATCGCCCTGGCGATGATGAGTGAGTCGCAGCGCGACCTGTTCACCCACCGTCACGAGCTGGACTTCGCCTTCAACCTGCCCCAGGTGGCCCGCTTCCGTTGCAACATCTTCCGTCAGCGGGGCGCCGTTGGCGTGGTGATGCGGGTCGTTCAGGACACCGTGCCGTCGTTCGAGGCGCTCGGCCTGCCCTCGTCGGTGATGTCCGACTTCGCCTCGCAGTCGCGCGGTCTGATCCTGGTAACCGGTCCCACCGGTTCCGGCAAGTCGACGACCCTGGCCTCTGCCCTCGACTTCATCAACAGGAAGTTCCCCCGCAACATCATCACCATCGAGGATCCGATCGAGATCGTCCACAAGAACCAGCGCAGCCTGGTCGTGCAGCGCGAGGTGGGTCTCGACACTGCTGACTTCGTCGACGCCATCAAGTACGCCATGCGGCAGGACCCGGACGTGATCATGCTGGGCGAGATGCGTGACAAGGAGACGGTTGAAGCGGCCCTCACGGCGGCCCAGACGGGTCACCTGGTCCTCTCGACGCTGCACACGCTCGACGCGGTTCGCACGGTCAACCGGATCATCGACTTCTTCCCACCCCACGAGCGAGACCAGGTCCGCATCATGCTGGCCGAGTCGCTGCTGGGCATCCTCAGCCAGCGACTGCTGCCCCGCGCCGATGGACCGGGGCGCATCGTCGCTCTCGAGGTGCTGGTGAACACGCCGCTCATCCGCGACTACATCAAGGATTCGGACAAGACGGCCCTCATCAAGGAAGCGTTGCAGGACGACAACATCCGCGGCATGCAGACGTTCGACCAGCACCTGGTCGACCTCTACCTCGCCAAGAAGATCACTATGGAGGACGCTGTCGCCATGGCCACCAGCGCCCACGAGTTCAAGCTGATGGTCACCCAGCGGGAGGGCGGGGAAGACGACCTCACCGCGAGCGGTTCGTACGACAGCGGCGGCTTCGTCAAGCACCGCTGA
- the rimO gene encoding 30S ribosomal protein S12 methylthiotransferase RimO: MSARVGFVSLGCPKALVDSERVLTQLRAEGYTLVPSYEEAEVVVVNTCGFITPAVEESLQAIGEAIDRSGKVVVTGCLGERPEEIRNRHPQVLAVTGQADVDGVMAAVRSVAPPDQNPFTSLLPPQGVKLTPRHYSYLKIAEGCNHKCSFCIIPQMRGLLRSRDAGEVLYEAYRLVASGTKELLVIAQDTSAYGSDLRHRESKFQGRSVAAHLVPLVEELAQMGAWVRLHYVYPYPFVRDLIPLMAEGKLLPYLDVPLQHASPSVLRAMRRPGGARSHLDTLAGWRAVCPELVVRSTFIVGFPGEAEDDFEQLLDFIAEARLDRVGAFTYSEVEGATANELPGRVPEEVKRERFARLMELQQRISLEKNSGRVGRIVEAVVDDYGEAPGEVIARSMFDAPDIDGVIYAQGDGTVRIGERVEVRIDAAREYDLTGEVVRTLPWEPAVPQFGR, from the coding sequence ATGAGCGCCAGAGTCGGATTCGTGAGCCTCGGCTGTCCAAAGGCGCTGGTCGACAGCGAACGGGTACTCACTCAACTGCGGGCCGAGGGGTACACGCTGGTACCGTCCTACGAAGAGGCCGAAGTGGTGGTGGTCAACACCTGCGGGTTCATCACCCCGGCCGTCGAAGAATCTCTGCAGGCGATAGGCGAGGCGATCGACAGGAGCGGCAAGGTAGTGGTCACCGGCTGCCTCGGTGAACGCCCGGAGGAGATCAGGAACCGTCACCCCCAGGTCCTGGCGGTGACCGGACAGGCCGACGTGGACGGGGTGATGGCTGCGGTGAGGAGCGTCGCGCCCCCCGACCAGAACCCGTTCACGAGCCTGCTGCCTCCGCAAGGTGTGAAGTTGACGCCGCGCCACTACAGCTACCTGAAGATCGCCGAGGGGTGCAACCACAAGTGCTCCTTCTGCATAATCCCTCAGATGCGGGGGCTGCTCAGGTCACGTGACGCCGGCGAGGTCCTCTACGAGGCGTACCGGCTGGTGGCGAGCGGGACGAAAGAGCTGCTCGTCATCGCCCAGGACACCAGCGCCTACGGCAGCGACCTGCGGCACCGTGAGAGCAAGTTCCAGGGCAGGAGCGTGGCCGCTCACCTGGTGCCGCTCGTCGAAGAACTGGCGCAGATGGGCGCCTGGGTGAGGCTCCACTACGTCTACCCCTACCCGTTCGTACGGGACCTGATCCCGCTCATGGCCGAAGGCAAGCTCCTCCCCTACCTCGACGTGCCCTTGCAGCACGCTTCACCCTCGGTTCTGAGGGCGATGCGTCGCCCGGGCGGCGCCCGGAGTCACCTGGATACCTTGGCCGGATGGCGGGCCGTGTGCCCCGAACTGGTCGTGCGTTCGACGTTCATCGTGGGCTTCCCCGGTGAGGCCGAGGACGACTTCGAGCAACTCCTCGACTTCATCGCCGAAGCGCGGCTCGATCGGGTGGGCGCCTTCACCTACAGCGAGGTGGAGGGCGCAACGGCGAACGAGCTGCCCGGCCGGGTGCCGGAAGAGGTGAAGCGTGAGCGGTTCGCCCGACTCATGGAGCTGCAACAGCGGATAAGCCTCGAGAAGAACTCAGGGCGTGTAGGCCGAATCGTGGAAGCCGTGGTCGACGATTACGGTGAGGCGCCGGGAGAGGTGATAGCCCGCTCGATGTTCGACGCCCCCGACATCGACGGCGTCATCTACGCTCAGGGCGACGGTACGGTCCGTATCGGCGAGCGGGTGGAGGTGCGGATAGACGCGGCACGCGAGTACGACCTCACCGGTGAGGTGGTGCGCACCCTTCCCTGGGAGCCTGCCGTTCCTCAGTTCGGCCGGTAG
- a CDS encoding DUF3108 domain-containing protein, with product MPVEVCSYRLTFRGAPVGTHVLRTEQKGQTAHLEGRLMLQGSLGQSTTTQTSRFHRGRRLSLGFQESTERRGEKRSYEVVFDAGQGIVKASRGQGDQASVPYIRPYRDPLGLLFELRGLEPGGEPAHFPMLGKDVTAIHLGTTELDTALGRRAAHAYKLHPGPAYVYIDVEEPNVILQMSQRVEGQVLEALLVKVAQEDEMPVREAERPRSGRRRRRRRRRR from the coding sequence ATGCCGGTCGAGGTCTGCAGCTACCGCCTCACGTTCAGGGGCGCACCCGTGGGGACGCACGTGCTTCGCACCGAACAGAAGGGGCAGACCGCTCACCTCGAAGGGCGACTGATGCTTCAGGGCAGCCTGGGGCAGTCCACGACCACCCAGACGAGCCGCTTCCACCGCGGCCGGAGGCTCTCGCTGGGCTTCCAAGAAAGCACCGAACGGCGCGGCGAGAAGAGGAGCTACGAAGTAGTATTCGACGCCGGCCAGGGGATCGTGAAGGCGAGCAGGGGGCAAGGAGACCAGGCGAGCGTTCCCTACATCCGCCCGTACCGCGACCCGCTGGGGCTCCTGTTCGAACTCCGCGGCCTGGAGCCCGGGGGAGAACCTGCTCACTTCCCGATGCTGGGCAAGGACGTCACCGCCATCCATCTCGGTACTACCGAACTCGACACCGCCCTGGGCAGGAGAGCCGCCCACGCTTACAAGCTGCATCCGGGACCGGCGTACGTCTACATCGACGTGGAAGAACCGAACGTCATCCTGCAGATGAGTCAGCGGGTCGAGGGGCAGGTCCTTGAGGCGCTGCTGGTGAAGGTGGCGCAGGAGGACGAGATGCCGGTGCGGGAGGCAGAGCGCCCCCGGTCCGGCCGCCGGCGTCGTCGCCGTCGTCGTCGCCGCTGA
- a CDS encoding SDR family oxidoreductase, giving the protein MEKRSRVVAITGASAGVGRATALEFARRGDDLALIARGRAGLEAARREVESYGVRALVLECDVADHHAVETAAERIEATLGEIDVWVNNAMASVFSPVELMRPEEFERVTRVTYLGTVHGTMAALKRMRPRNRGVIIQVGSALAYRSIPLQSAYCAAKHAIVGFTDSLRSELIHQESDVKLTAVHLPALNTPQFGWVRSRLPRKPQPVPPIYQPEIAAEAIEWASRNWRRELYVGLPTYKAILGHKVLPGYLDHLLARRAWEGQQHDGLAEPDRPDNLVRAVDEKRDYGAHGTFDSRSREASPTLWLSKNRGTVGLALAGAFLATAAAALAGGNRRELSRRATPVRGAATYRPRVPEAGG; this is encoded by the coding sequence GTGGAAAAGAGATCGAGAGTCGTCGCAATCACAGGGGCCTCGGCCGGGGTGGGACGGGCAACGGCGCTCGAGTTCGCTCGCCGCGGAGACGATCTGGCTCTCATCGCCAGGGGCAGGGCCGGCCTCGAAGCGGCTCGCCGAGAGGTGGAATCGTACGGGGTTCGGGCCCTGGTGCTCGAGTGTGACGTGGCCGACCACCACGCGGTGGAGACCGCGGCCGAAAGGATCGAGGCGACGCTGGGCGAGATCGACGTGTGGGTCAACAACGCCATGGCCTCGGTCTTCTCGCCGGTCGAACTTATGCGGCCCGAGGAGTTCGAGCGGGTCACCAGAGTCACCTACCTGGGCACGGTACACGGCACCATGGCCGCCCTGAAGCGGATGCGGCCGCGGAACCGGGGAGTGATAATCCAGGTGGGTTCTGCCCTCGCCTACCGGTCGATCCCTCTGCAATCGGCCTACTGCGCAGCCAAACACGCCATCGTCGGGTTCACCGACTCGCTCAGGTCCGAACTCATCCACCAGGAGAGCGACGTCAAGCTCACGGCAGTGCACCTGCCCGCCCTCAACACGCCCCAGTTCGGTTGGGTCCGAAGCCGCCTCCCGCGCAAACCTCAGCCGGTGCCGCCCATCTACCAGCCCGAGATAGCGGCCGAGGCCATCGAGTGGGCCTCGCGCAACTGGCGTCGTGAGCTGTACGTGGGCCTGCCTACCTACAAGGCGATCCTGGGGCACAAGGTGTTACCCGGCTACCTGGACCACCTCCTGGCGCGCCGGGCCTGGGAGGGGCAGCAGCACGACGGTTTAGCGGAGCCGGACCGGCCCGACAACCTGGTCAGGGCCGTGGATGAGAAGCGGGACTACGGCGCTCACGGCACCTTCGACTCCAGATCGCGGGAAGCGAGTCCGACGCTGTGGCTGTCGAAGAACCGCGGAACGGTGGGGCTGGCACTGGCAGGCGCGTTTCTGGCGACCGCGGCGGCCGCCCTGGCCGGCGGTAACCGCAGAGAACTCAGCCGGCGCGCCACACCGGTTCGCGGCGCAGCAACCTACCGGCCTCGCGTGCCGGAAGCGGGCGGCTGA
- a CDS encoding EAL domain-containing protein → MKPEIRRLRALIVEDSSDDAELIRLELRRNGFELETRRVEDRAGTQEALANCGWDIVLTDHAMPTFSAKGVIEVLSACDADIPCIVVSGAIGEEAAVDLLKSGAFDYVNKSRLNLLAPTVNRALREAEERRARRAAEEALRESEARFRLIAENARDLIAMTNMAGRYVYVSPSHATVLGYSEQALLATGPLELIHPEDRERFRQWRAMDHYELRMRDAGGEWRWVEGSTSLVMWQGEPHMVSISRDISSQKEMTERLKQLAYYDPLSGLPNRTLLRDRLRQALAHARRVGRSVGVMFVDFDNFKVLNDSLGHEFGDDVLQAGAHLILESVRDEDTVARLGGDEFVVVLPAIDAPEDAAKVAEKILARISQPFEVNGQGVALSASVGIALSNGTHFEIDDLLKHADLAMYLAKESGKGQYRFFTPAMDVEAVERLNLERDMRGALDKGEFVLHYQPQLDLDDLQVSGMEALVRWQHPKRGLIMPEVFIPLAEETGLIRALGELVLNEACRQTVTWQKSGIPIRRIAVNLSAKQLQVPTFVETVEAALDRSGLEPSCLELEITESATADTQEETIHMLRALKRLGVHLAIDDFGKGYSSLSYLKRLPMDALKVDRNFVSGLEGGGGGNEDAAILRAVVELGKNLQLRVVGEGIESEDQLDFLTGSGFDEGQGFLFSRPLPAREAGRLLRREPVWRAG, encoded by the coding sequence GTGAAACCGGAAATCAGGAGGTTGCGGGCCCTCATCGTCGAGGACTCGTCGGACGACGCCGAACTCATCCGCCTGGAGTTGCGCCGTAACGGCTTCGAACTCGAGACCAGGCGGGTCGAGGACAGGGCCGGCACTCAGGAAGCGCTGGCGAACTGCGGCTGGGACATCGTGCTTACCGACCATGCCATGCCCACTTTCAGTGCCAAAGGGGTGATCGAGGTCCTCTCTGCCTGCGACGCCGACATCCCCTGCATCGTCGTCTCGGGGGCTATCGGCGAGGAGGCCGCCGTTGACCTCCTCAAGAGCGGGGCGTTCGACTACGTGAACAAGAGCCGGCTCAACCTGCTGGCGCCCACCGTCAACCGGGCGCTGCGGGAGGCCGAGGAACGCCGCGCCAGGCGAGCGGCCGAGGAGGCGTTGAGGGAGAGCGAGGCGCGTTTCCGCCTCATCGCCGAGAATGCCCGCGACCTCATCGCCATGACCAACATGGCGGGCCGCTACGTCTACGTGAGCCCGTCCCACGCGACCGTACTCGGTTACTCCGAACAGGCGCTGCTGGCGACCGGTCCGCTGGAGCTGATCCATCCCGAGGACCGGGAGCGATTCAGGCAGTGGCGGGCGATGGACCACTACGAGCTGCGGATGCGCGACGCCGGCGGGGAGTGGCGCTGGGTCGAAGGCTCCACCTCACTGGTGATGTGGCAGGGCGAGCCGCACATGGTCAGCATCTCGCGAGACATCTCCTCTCAGAAGGAGATGACCGAACGACTCAAGCAGCTGGCCTACTACGATCCCCTCTCCGGCCTGCCCAACCGGACTCTGCTGCGGGACCGGCTGCGCCAGGCGCTGGCTCACGCCCGGCGCGTAGGCCGATCGGTGGGCGTGATGTTCGTCGACTTCGACAACTTCAAGGTGCTGAACGACTCGCTGGGACACGAGTTCGGCGACGACGTACTGCAGGCGGGCGCTCACCTGATCCTGGAGAGCGTGCGCGACGAGGACACCGTGGCGCGTCTGGGCGGTGACGAGTTCGTGGTGGTCCTGCCCGCCATCGACGCTCCCGAGGATGCCGCCAAGGTGGCCGAGAAGATCCTGGCTCGCATCTCGCAACCGTTCGAGGTGAACGGGCAGGGGGTCGCTCTGAGCGCGAGCGTCGGGATCGCGCTCTCCAACGGTACCCACTTCGAGATCGACGACCTGCTCAAGCACGCAGACCTGGCCATGTACCTCGCCAAGGAGAGTGGCAAGGGGCAGTACCGCTTCTTCACCCCCGCCATGGACGTGGAGGCGGTCGAGCGTCTCAACCTCGAGCGCGACATGCGGGGCGCGCTCGACAAGGGCGAGTTCGTGCTCCACTACCAGCCGCAGCTCGATCTCGACGACCTGCAGGTCTCGGGGATGGAGGCGCTGGTGCGCTGGCAGCACCCGAAGCGGGGCCTGATAATGCCCGAAGTGTTCATCCCGCTCGCCGAGGAGACCGGGCTCATCAGGGCGCTCGGGGAGCTCGTCCTCAACGAGGCGTGCCGGCAGACGGTGACGTGGCAGAAGTCGGGCATCCCGATCCGCCGCATCGCGGTCAACCTCTCGGCGAAGCAACTCCAGGTACCCACCTTCGTCGAGACCGTCGAGGCGGCCCTGGACCGTTCCGGGCTCGAACCGAGCTGCCTCGAACTGGAGATCACGGAGAGCGCTACCGCCGACACCCAGGAGGAGACCATCCACATGCTGCGGGCGCTCAAACGCCTGGGCGTGCACCTGGCCATCGACGACTTCGGGAAGGGCTACTCGTCGCTCAGCTACCTCAAGCGGCTGCCGATGGACGCACTGAAGGTCGATCGAAACTTCGTGAGCGGACTCGAAGGCGGGGGCGGAGGCAACGAGGATGCCGCCATCCTCAGGGCGGTCGTGGAACTGGGCAAGAACCTGCAACTCAGGGTAGTGGGCGAGGGGATCGAGAGCGAGGACCAGCTCGACTTCCTCACCGGCTCCGGCTTCGATGAGGGACAGGGGTTCCTCTTCAGCCGCCCGCTTCCGGCACGCGAGGCCGGTAGGTTGCTGCGCCGCGAACCGGTGTGGCGCGCCGGCTGA
- a CDS encoding response regulator → MEDNQDDVDLTLRALKNQNIANAVEVVRDGAEALDFIFARGQHAGRNPRHLPQLVLLDINLPKVSGIEVLRRLRENQLTKMVPVVMLTTSKEERDVVESYTSGANSYVQKPIDFKEFSEAVRQLGVYWLMVNEAP, encoded by the coding sequence GTGGAAGACAACCAGGACGACGTGGACCTTACCTTGCGGGCGTTGAAGAACCAGAACATCGCAAACGCGGTCGAAGTCGTGCGCGACGGAGCCGAAGCCCTCGACTTCATCTTCGCCCGCGGGCAACATGCCGGCCGCAACCCTCGGCATCTCCCGCAGCTGGTGCTGCTCGACATCAACCTCCCGAAGGTCTCGGGCATCGAGGTCCTCAGGCGGCTCCGCGAGAATCAACTGACCAAGATGGTGCCAGTCGTGATGCTCACGACCTCGAAGGAGGAGCGCGACGTGGTCGAGAGCTACACCAGTGGAGCGAACTCGTACGTGCAGAAGCCCATCGACTTCAAGGAGTTCAGCGAGGCCGTCCGCCAACTGGGTGTCTACTGGCTGATGGTCAACGAGGCCCCGTGA